One part of the Salinivirga cyanobacteriivorans genome encodes these proteins:
- a CDS encoding DUF6340 family protein, with product MRLSHNIWTKGTIFILSVVLLSGCATVGKVELEVLKPAQSPTMVQLEDIRLQNQFLKFNKKQKTDFENLVKYDKFRIDSLISVELIKAVGNEIQATQVVKLQQIDSLGRYKAPANSGILLKNVDVVSEVETEPIYVNSRGAYYAAVRVPYKIEWTIISNGEAKPFTYQDTVWAEGYKRSFDKLADLVRFNEVIKYIIRKTGVEFAHQLVPHWKLATRYYYRSGNNDFQRAAYFMDNGDYEKAAKIWKQYSQSGNRSIVGNALLNLAVYHELNGDIDQAMEYASQAAEQKNELAVKYLKTLKERKEEIKQLLEE from the coding sequence ATGAGATTATCACACAATATATGGACAAAAGGCACAATTTTTATATTGTCTGTTGTGCTATTAAGCGGTTGTGCAACAGTTGGCAAAGTTGAGCTTGAGGTTTTGAAACCGGCCCAGTCGCCAACCATGGTACAATTGGAGGATATAAGACTACAAAATCAGTTTTTAAAATTCAACAAGAAGCAAAAAACAGATTTTGAAAACCTGGTAAAATATGACAAATTCAGGATAGACAGTTTGATTAGTGTAGAATTAATCAAAGCTGTTGGTAACGAAATACAGGCAACTCAGGTAGTGAAATTACAACAAATTGATTCTTTAGGAAGGTATAAGGCACCGGCAAATAGTGGCATTTTGCTGAAGAATGTCGATGTGGTCTCAGAGGTTGAAACTGAACCCATTTATGTTAATAGCCGTGGGGCCTATTATGCTGCAGTGAGGGTACCCTACAAAATAGAATGGACGATAATAAGCAATGGTGAAGCTAAACCCTTCACTTATCAGGATACTGTTTGGGCTGAAGGATATAAACGGTCCTTTGATAAACTCGCAGACCTTGTTCGGTTTAATGAGGTAATTAAATATATCATCAGAAAAACGGGAGTGGAGTTTGCACATCAATTGGTGCCACACTGGAAACTTGCAACACGCTATTATTACCGCAGTGGCAATAATGATTTTCAACGGGCAGCTTATTTTATGGATAATGGTGATTATGAAAAAGCAGCAAAAATCTGGAAGCAATACAGCCAATCGGGCAATCGCTCTATAGTTGGAAATGCCTTGTTAAACCTGGCGGTGTATCATGAGCTAAACGGGGATATTGACCAGGCGATGGAATATGCATCCCAGGCAGCCGAACAAAAAAATGAATTGGCTGTGAAATATCTTAAAACATTAAAAGAGAGAAAAGAAGAAATTAAACAGCTTTTGGAGGAGTAA
- a CDS encoding M48 family metallopeptidase, with protein sequence MTILYIVIVILILEYAVNELVDYLNLKHELKPVSPYLSRIFSYMQRKKMHLYHLANYRTGFFSSLVSLIVILSLLIFNGFGQIDYWIRSYFDNEILITLAFFGVIGVGGSILALPWEVYNTFYIEKRFDFNRQTPVLFILDKIKGMAVSILLGGGILAIVTWIYYNLNDHFWWIAWAVITSFSLFMTMFYSNLIVPLFNKQRPLEEGELRAEIEETAEKAGFKLDNIYVIDGSKRSTKSNAYFTGIGPKKRIVLYDTLINDLSNEEIVAVLAHEIGHYKKKHVTLNFITGVLQTGVILLLFDFITGYDAIYKAIGAVKPSFHMGLLVFGFLFTPASILIGLVTSYFSRKAEYQADAFAAKLGKARALIGALLKLTDKNLSNINPHPAFVFMHYSHPPVNERIKYLESLKDQS encoded by the coding sequence ATGACGATATTGTACATTGTAATTGTAATTCTTATTTTAGAATACGCTGTTAATGAATTAGTTGACTATCTTAATTTAAAGCATGAACTTAAACCTGTTTCACCCTATTTGAGCCGCATATTTAGTTATATGCAGCGAAAAAAAATGCACTTATACCACCTGGCAAATTACCGAACAGGTTTTTTCAGTAGTCTGGTTTCGCTCATTGTAATTTTATCGCTTCTGATATTTAATGGGTTCGGGCAAATAGATTATTGGATTCGCAGTTATTTTGATAATGAAATTTTAATAACGCTGGCTTTTTTTGGAGTAATTGGTGTAGGAGGCTCAATACTCGCCTTGCCCTGGGAAGTATACAATACATTTTATATTGAGAAACGCTTTGATTTCAACAGGCAAACCCCTGTATTATTTATCCTCGACAAAATAAAAGGCATGGCTGTAAGTATACTCCTTGGCGGAGGCATTCTGGCAATAGTAACATGGATTTATTACAACCTCAATGATCATTTTTGGTGGATAGCTTGGGCTGTGATCACTTCATTTTCGTTATTCATGACCATGTTTTACTCCAATTTAATAGTACCCTTATTTAATAAGCAACGCCCATTAGAAGAAGGCGAATTAAGGGCCGAAATTGAAGAGACCGCAGAAAAGGCTGGCTTTAAATTAGACAACATTTATGTAATCGATGGTTCTAAAAGATCCACAAAATCAAATGCCTATTTTACGGGTATTGGTCCAAAGAAGCGCATCGTACTTTATGATACACTCATTAATGATTTATCAAATGAAGAAATTGTGGCGGTGTTGGCTCATGAGATAGGGCATTATAAGAAAAAACACGTCACACTTAATTTTATAACCGGTGTACTACAAACAGGTGTTATTCTGCTACTATTCGATTTCATAACAGGTTATGATGCCATTTATAAAGCCATAGGAGCAGTAAAGCCATCCTTCCATATGGGATTATTGGTCTTTGGGTTTTTATTTACACCAGCCTCCATACTAATTGGGCTGGTTACTTCCTATTTTAGCAGAAAAGCCGAATACCAGGCCGATGCATTTGCTGCAAAACTTGGAAAGGCCAGGGCTTTGATCGGGGCACTGTTAAAACTAACCGATAAAAACCTTTCTAATATTAATCCGCACCCTGCCTTTGTTTTTATGCATTACAGTCATCCACCTGTAAATGAACGAATCAAATACCTTGAATCTTTAAAAGATCAATCGTAA
- a CDS encoding RNA polymerase sigma factor, producing the protein MIKEKVLKKTLYDNKDAMYRLALSILKSEADAEDALQDVFVKCWHQKNEIQITSDIRGYLMRATRNRCLDMVKKYNRKYEQSGIYEDFMDMDKNGVEVKDQLVWIDRFLEQLPEVNQTVFHMREVEGIPFEEISKTVNTPISNVRTILSRTKKHLRKQFNIINRIDTPNTLKKTER; encoded by the coding sequence ATGATCAAAGAAAAGGTGTTGAAAAAAACACTTTACGATAATAAAGATGCGATGTATCGCTTGGCCTTAAGCATCCTCAAAAGTGAAGCAGATGCTGAAGATGCACTGCAAGATGTTTTCGTAAAGTGTTGGCACCAAAAAAATGAAATACAAATTACCTCAGATATAAGAGGCTATTTAATGCGTGCCACAAGAAACAGATGCCTGGATATGGTTAAAAAGTATAATCGAAAATATGAACAATCAGGAATTTATGAAGATTTCATGGACATGGATAAAAATGGGGTTGAAGTCAAAGACCAACTTGTCTGGATAGATCGGTTTCTGGAGCAGCTGCCAGAGGTAAACCAAACGGTTTTTCACATGAGAGAAGTAGAAGGAATACCATTCGAAGAGATAAGCAAAACCGTTAATACGCCAATCTCCAATGTCAGAACAATACTAAGCCGGACCAAAAAACACCTGCGAAAACAGTTTAATATAATTAACCGGATCGATACACCAAATACACTCAAAAAAACAGAAAGATGA